Genomic DNA from Longimicrobiales bacterium:
TGTGTGCAGAGGACTCGTGAGTGCGCGTCATTGCTCGAGCGCGACGACGCCGCGGCGGTCCGCGTCGCTCGTGAACGCGACACCGCCGCCGAACGTATCCGCCATCGCCTCGGCCACGGCTGCGGCGCGCTCGCGCGAGGCGACGGCAATCAGGCCCGACCCGCTGCCCGAGATGGTGACCGCCAGTGCACCCGCTGTCCGGGCCGCGTCCATGGCCTGCGCAGCGTGCGGGATCAGCTTCAGCCGATGCGGCACGTGCAGCTCGTCCTCGAAGCCGATGCGCAGCAGCTCCGGGTCACCTGACGCGAACCCCTGGACCAGTGCGGCAACGCGCCCGAGCCCGCGCGCGGCGACGTCGTGCGGCACCACCGTCGGCAGTGCCTCGCGGGCGACGCGTGTCGATACCTCGGCGTCGGGGGCCGCGAAGGCAAACGTGACCTCGTCGGCGAGGGGCAGCGGCATCGCGCGCAGGACACCATTGCCGCGCGCCACTGCCACGAGCCCGCCATACAGCGATGGCGCCGCGTTGTCCGGATGATGCTCGAGCTCGTATGCGCGCTCCAGCTCCGCGGGCCGGTCGAGCGCGCGACCCAGCGCGGCGGCTGCGAGGACGAGCCCCGCGACCGTGGCGGCGCCGGAGGAGCCCAGGCCACGCGCAATTGGAATGTCCGACGTTGCCCGGATCAGGCCCGTTGCCGACTCGATGCCGCGCGCACCGAGGCCAGCGCGAAATGCGCGCAGCAGGATGTCGTCGTCGTTCTCGCCGGAGATCGAGCGGAGCGTGCCGCCGCGTTCGATGCGCAGTGGCTCGTCGTCGGGCAGGTAGCGGGCGTCCAGCCAGCGCTCGAGGGCGAGGCCGATGCAGTCGAAGCCGGCGCCGAGATTGGAGGTGCTGCA
This window encodes:
- the thrB gene encoding homoserine kinase; translation: MTPDALHAAAVRVPCSTSNLGAGFDCIGLALERWLDARYLPDDEPLRIERGGTLRSISGENDDDILLRAFRAGLGARGIESATGLIRATSDIPIARGLGSSGAATVAGLVLAAAALGRALDRPAELERAYELEHHPDNAAPSLYGGLVAVARGNGVLRAMPLPLADEVTFAFAAPDAEVSTRVAREALPTVVPHDVAARGLGRVAALVQGFASGDPELLRIGFEDELHVPHRLKLIPHAAQAMDAARTAGALAVTISGSGSGLIAVASRERAAAVAEAMADTFGGGVAFTSDADRRGVVALEQ